aacgtattcacaagaaaagaaattaccaatgcatcattATGAAGCTGAGACAGGGTCTCAATGTCctcatcgctgaatgtgagagtgATTCGGGTATGTAACCTTGAGTCCGCTTTTCTCTGGTAATGGATATTTTGTTCTTCTGATAGTAGGTTCTTATGGGATGTCGATtcctcccatgatcatgtggatgatatgttgcaACTCATCTATTTCATTCTTCttgttcgcctctctttcccggaattgatttttggcttTGTCGCTGAGGAACTCCCGGAGGTGTCATTTGATGAGTAGTCGAGCTACTTCTTCCCCGAGCTGTCTGCAGTCTTCGGTCTTGTGACCGTGTGTGCCGTGGAATTTGTATACTAAATTGTGGTTCCATTGTGATGGATTTGATTGCACAGGCCTTGGCCACCTAGCATCGCTGAATTTGCCAATGGCAGATATGATGCCCGCCATGTCaatattgaagttgtattctgacaggcGTGGTGCCTCCGTCGGTCCTGTGTGCCTATGGAATTTGAATCTACTCATGAGTCCCCCAGGGTTCTGACCTCGGTCTTTTCTTCGATCATTTtggggtatgttacgcctcggGGCATTTCTCTTGCcttcggtgtatggctggtacctttttttgtttggctttggctccttttcCAGAAGTCtacttgggtataccgagcccgatggggctcctagttggtcgtctcgaccctgatcttcgattggtatcggttgtggacatccgaccaagtcacggcggggtactcaaccaaattctgcttcagttgtttcgaagccaccgagcttcttTTGTTTagaccttgggtgaaggcctgcactgcccagtcatcgatGACTGGTGGTAACTCCATCCACTCCATTTGAAAGTGGgatacgaattctcgcagcatttcattttccctttgtttgattttgaagacgtcggatttccttgtagccaccTTGATGGCACTGACATGtccctttatgaaagaatctgccagcatggccaATGAGTCTATTGAATTCGGAGCTAGtttatgataccacatcatggctccttttgaaagtgtttcccCGAAATTCTTCAACAGGACggattcgatctcgtcgtccttcagGTCATTTCCCTTTACGACACAGGTGTAAGCTGTGACATGCTCGTTGGGGTcagaggtcccattgtattttgggagaTCATGCATTATGAATTTTTTGGGATGGGATTCGGAGCCGCTCTTGATGGGAATGatttttgtacaaatttcttCGAATCAACACCCTTCAAGATCGGGGGTGCACTCGGGATCTGGTtgacccttgaattgtaggtttccacctttttgtcgttggcttctatcatcttTTTGCCCcattcaatcctctttgtgaggtcctcaagcatctttataATAGCGGGATCGGCTTCCGACCCGTTTTTACTCGACCGTTTTGGTGCTTGTTCGGTCCGAGGGACCATTCCCGGGGCCGCTGTACTTGGGGTTTTCTGGTGGCTCTGCAGCTGAGAAATAGCGAGTTGTTGTGCCTACAAcatatcaaaaataacatgaaggctaacctcttgttcttcccgagctggggttttttggaCTTCTTGTTGATCTCCTTAGTGTACGCTCCTGTTAGTATGAGAGCTTATATCGATGTTTTGGGCATCACATGAGACCACATCCGTGGGGATTGGTTCTGGTGCGTCCTCAAGGTTTCATGGTGGTGCACCAATACCTGGAACAGCTACATCAttttctccatggtcctcaagaccatTGTTTTCGtgtgcattcactgagttagacattccgacctgaaatcaaagattcttggacaagaaaaggcgtgaaagataacttgtgttatgtgttaaaccagcaagaaaacaatcactattatgtttagccccacagtgggcgccaaactgtttaccgtgaaaatggtaataacaattagatttgattttgttgttctaaaaatacgtgatctggttttatgctagttgtttcgACAATAAATGctaagtgaaagattgaaagataAGACAAGAGCTTGTAGATAGTGCAATAATCAAACCAAATGGCTGGAAATCGGGGCCACGGGATTGCATattctgggcctcgaggtcgagtcggatgccCGACTATGGGCAGTCGAtagaggattaacagttatgataattttgatggcggctctttatggccaaaaATGAGAAATAACTGAAGAACAATACATAGAACACGATGAATGCaagtaataaatgtaaataaagggGGTCAAGAGAGAATGTATTAGAGAGCAaaaagaatgttcttgtgtattcaatattgtgtatcagatgatcttacaaaatgacaaggatcccctttatatatgtgGGGAGAataccaacatagtacaaatgcatttattataaagatatatggctggtacatccatttaatgccatggtacGGGCTTATGCTAGCCTAATAGACCTAGGTCAACTTTAATCACGTGCTTTGGGAACTTCCTGTCTATCCATCATAGCCTTTGATTTGTACTGCCTCGAGGTTGACCGTTGAGAACCCTCGGGGGCAAACTCCAAGATAAACTTCGAGCCTTCCGAGGGTGGTCTCTACGAGGCACCCTAACGATCATAAAATTGAGCCCTCCAATTTAACCGTGTACAGACATCAATCTAAAGCAAGCCTTTGCCTCTTCCCTTCCAAAGTTGTTGGAAAGCCGAACTATGACCATCattaaagaaaagtttccatccataACAATCCCACAAATTGGTTACATCAGGCAAGCTATTTTCGTCGCATTGGATGACATTTGTACGAAGCGCTCTGCCCTAAAACAATATTATTCAACACAATCTAGCGCTTGACAAAGCATGCCGCAAATCTGATCTAATCACCGGATTAGGATGTTCC
This sequence is a window from Nicotiana sylvestris chromosome 3, ASM39365v2, whole genome shotgun sequence. Protein-coding genes within it:
- the LOC138887603 gene encoding uncharacterized protein; amino-acid sequence: MHDLPKYNGTSDPNEHVTAYTCVVKGNDLKDDEIESVLLKNFGETLSKGAMMWYHKLAPNSIDSLAMLADSFIKGHVSAIKVATRKSDVFKIKQRENEMLREFVSHFQMEWMELPPVIDDWAVQAFTQGLNKRSSVASKQLKQNLVEYPAVTWSDVHNRYQSKIRVETTN